In Roseofilum reptotaenium CS-1145, a single genomic region encodes these proteins:
- the cas5d gene encoding type I-D CRISPR-associated protein Cas5/Csc1: MAFIYHLQLELHDTLYFATREIGRLYETEPIIHNYALCYALGLVDNPQYATTVNETESYRYFCRHQVPQYKEHLTPLNQQGIYVTPARAVHYQTVLTTWKYANNNYHVEMEKTAKNWPSFGRNKEVAPESLFECFVITSKKINLPQWNPSKKWWIRLGKWLSKAEVTCKDLQEVKASASEQEFVYRDALNPLDVMFSHQVISYDVINMPPVSLIRNVHLRGSYYQIEIQAQSRKLKIPAGMAYQFAP, encoded by the coding sequence ATGGCTTTTATTTATCACCTGCAACTGGAACTTCATGATACTCTCTATTTTGCTACTCGTGAAATCGGTAGACTGTATGAAACTGAACCGATTATTCACAATTATGCCCTCTGTTATGCTCTGGGATTGGTGGATAATCCTCAATATGCAACTACGGTTAATGAAACTGAGTCTTATCGCTACTTTTGCCGCCATCAAGTCCCCCAGTATAAGGAACATCTTACCCCTTTGAATCAACAGGGAATTTATGTGACTCCTGCTAGAGCAGTGCATTATCAAACTGTCCTGACGACTTGGAAATATGCTAATAACAACTACCATGTGGAGATGGAAAAAACAGCGAAAAACTGGCCCAGTTTTGGACGCAATAAGGAGGTTGCACCAGAGAGTTTATTTGAATGCTTTGTGATTACATCCAAGAAGATTAACCTACCGCAATGGAATCCTTCAAAAAAATGGTGGATTCGTTTGGGTAAATGGTTAAGTAAAGCAGAAGTCACTTGTAAAGATTTGCAAGAGGTGAAAGCTTCAGCTTCGGAACAAGAGTTTGTCTATCGCGATGCACTCAATCCTTTGGATGTGATGTTTTCCCACCAAGTCATCAGCTATGATGTGATTAACATGCCTCCAGTGAGTTTGATCCGTAATGTGCATTTGCGCGGTTCTTACTATCAGATTGAAATCCAGGCTCAATCTCGTAAGCTTAAGATCCCTGCTGGTATGGCTTACCAATTTGCACCATAA
- the cas6 gene encoding CRISPR-associated endoribonuclease Cas6 gives MPYSLVLNLVPLSPIPLGYLSGRHLHALFLNLVSSVDRTLGDRLHDSQADKAFTLSPLQTRRHFKTLSYEYQQAIPAQTACWWRISLLDDALFGELTQLWLHLNPNKPWHLGPADLTITSILASPQSTHPWANSCPYAQLYDEASESDNTFRFCIATPMAFRQGKYDTALPSGDRLFASLRQRWNKYSGIEMPELVLDTVFPSFFHIETAIVADKRSKFIGSIGEITFRLLGDTTPTTLKHLNALANYALYCGIGRKTTMGMGMARRIARVGG, from the coding sequence ATGCCCTACAGCCTCGTCCTCAACCTTGTTCCCCTCTCTCCCATTCCCCTCGGATACCTGAGCGGACGACATCTGCACGCTCTTTTCCTCAACCTGGTTAGCTCCGTCGATCGCACCCTTGGCGATCGCCTGCACGACTCCCAAGCAGACAAAGCCTTCACCCTCTCCCCCCTGCAAACTCGTCGCCACTTCAAAACCCTATCCTACGAATATCAGCAAGCTATCCCTGCTCAAACCGCCTGCTGGTGGCGGATCTCCCTGCTGGATGACGCGCTCTTCGGAGAACTCACTCAACTGTGGCTCCATCTCAACCCAAATAAACCTTGGCATTTAGGCCCTGCGGATCTGACAATTACCAGTATCCTCGCCTCTCCCCAGTCTACCCATCCCTGGGCAAACTCCTGTCCTTACGCCCAACTCTATGATGAAGCTTCAGAGAGCGACAATACCTTTCGCTTCTGTATTGCCACCCCCATGGCTTTCCGCCAAGGCAAATATGATACGGCGCTGCCCAGTGGCGATCGCCTCTTCGCCAGTCTGCGCCAACGGTGGAACAAATATAGCGGTATTGAGATGCCCGAACTGGTTCTAGATACCGTATTTCCTAGTTTTTTCCATATCGAAACGGCGATCGTTGCCGATAAACGCAGTAAATTTATCGGCTCTATCGGCGAAATTACCTTCCGACTTCTGGGCGATACCACCCCTACCACTCTCAAACACCTTAACGCTCTCGCGAACTATGCCCTTTACTGTGGAATTGGACGCAAAACTACCATGGGAATGGGCATGGCAAGACGGATCGCTAGGGTGGGGGGATAG
- the cas7d gene encoding type I-D CRISPR-associated protein Cas7/Csc2 encodes MSFLTTVDAKFFHDAIPYKPMGKYAHFLTIRVTESYPLFQTDGELNKSRVRAGIQDQTPISRLAMFKRKQSTPERLVGRELLRNYGLMTAEECEYNVKFAMNNPDCIIYGFAIGDSGSEKSKVVVDTAFSITDFTKSHQSFTLNAPYENGTMASKGEGDSKPGEVTSRINRQDHIKPQVFFPSIVTLKDPTEAGFIYVFNNILRTRHYGAQTTRTGRVRNHFIGVIFSDGEITSNLRWTQSIYDFLKQGEKLKQGDKQEEFNPLNEDDVIEAAQETMSTLMSDEYLVHQDYIGDRFVPLLTEVKEIIGNEDKLKELLETANREAKDYASKYIKGKKAAATAKS; translated from the coding sequence ATGTCATTTTTAACTACTGTCGATGCCAAATTTTTCCATGATGCTATTCCTTATAAACCCATGGGAAAATATGCTCACTTCCTCACCATCCGTGTCACCGAATCCTATCCTCTCTTTCAAACGGATGGCGAGTTAAATAAATCACGAGTTCGTGCCGGAATCCAAGATCAAACCCCCATTAGTCGCCTTGCCATGTTCAAGCGCAAACAATCTACACCAGAGCGTTTGGTGGGACGGGAACTCCTGCGAAACTACGGATTGATGACGGCTGAAGAGTGCGAGTACAATGTTAAATTTGCTATGAATAACCCCGACTGTATTATTTATGGATTTGCGATCGGTGATTCCGGTTCAGAAAAATCAAAAGTCGTCGTTGATACAGCGTTTTCCATTACCGATTTTACTAAATCTCATCAATCCTTTACCCTAAATGCACCCTATGAAAATGGAACTATGGCTTCTAAGGGAGAAGGTGACAGCAAACCTGGAGAAGTCACTAGTCGGATTAACCGACAAGATCATATTAAACCCCAGGTCTTTTTTCCCAGCATTGTCACCCTAAAAGATCCCACAGAAGCAGGGTTTATCTATGTCTTCAACAACATTTTACGCACCCGCCACTATGGAGCGCAAACCACTCGCACTGGACGGGTTAGGAATCACTTTATTGGTGTAATCTTTTCTGATGGAGAAATCACCAGTAACTTGCGGTGGACTCAATCCATTTATGACTTTTTGAAACAAGGAGAAAAATTGAAACAAGGAGATAAGCAAGAAGAATTTAACCCATTAAATGAGGATGATGTGATCGAAGCAGCTCAAGAAACTATGTCTACTTTAATGTCAGATGAATATCTAGTGCATCAAGATTACATTGGTGATCGCTTTGTTCCTTTGTTAACTGAAGTCAAAGAGATTATCGGCAATGAAGACAAGCTAAAAGAGTTGTTGGAAACCGCAAATCGGGAAGCTAAAGACTATGCTTCAAAATACATTAAAGGTAAGAAAGCTGCTGCTACTGCAAAATCCTAA
- the cas4 gene encoding CRISPR-associated protein Cas4 gives MNTEIPISSLNQYAYCPHRCWRMFCTGEFEDNAYTIEGTTIHDRVHTLSQEMRDETWQVRAIWLKSEQYNLIGKSDLIEAQNGQLYPVEYKRGKVGDHENDALQVCAQALCLEEMTGTAVTQGFVYYAQSHQRHPVKIDDTLRQGEIAAIQAIQNLFSGDHIPQPKYSPRCRGCSLYSACLPQATKKLKTYQEAR, from the coding sequence ATGAACACTGAAATTCCCATATCTTCGCTCAATCAATATGCCTATTGTCCCCATCGCTGTTGGCGCATGTTTTGTACGGGAGAATTTGAAGACAATGCCTACACCATTGAAGGGACAACCATTCACGATCGCGTCCACACCCTCAGTCAAGAAATGCGCGATGAAACCTGGCAAGTTCGAGCCATTTGGCTCAAATCCGAACAGTATAACCTGATTGGCAAATCTGATTTAATTGAAGCCCAAAATGGCCAACTTTATCCCGTCGAGTATAAGCGAGGAAAAGTGGGAGACCATGAAAACGATGCCCTCCAAGTCTGCGCTCAAGCACTCTGTCTCGAAGAAATGACTGGCACTGCGGTTACCCAAGGCTTTGTCTATTATGCCCAATCTCACCAACGGCATCCTGTGAAGATTGATGATACTTTGCGGCAAGGGGAGATCGCCGCCATCCAAGCCATCCAAAACCTCTTTTCAGGAGACCACATACCCCAACCCAAATACAGCCCCAGATGCCGTGGATGTAGCCTGTATAGTGCCTGTTTGCCCCAAGCCACCAAAAAACTCAAAACCTATCAAGAAGCCAGGTAA
- the cas1d gene encoding type I-D CRISPR-associated endonuclease Cas1d, with translation MGTLYVTQENAFIGKVDERIHVKVEKQKIADVPLIKVDGVVAFGAVNFSPALAEELLNRRIPFTLLSSTGKYRGCLEPELRKNIFLRQHQWAADGNTPQAIHLVQAFVRGKLKNYRTTLQRRGRRADIDLSEEIEQLKGIIGAIPSESFANATTEQINSLRGLEGAGSAAYFRCFKQLIQNPDFTFTTRNRRPPTDPVNSLLSLGYALLRHDIQSAVNIVGFDPYLGYLHVKHYGRPALALDLMEEFRPLVVDSMVLEAINRQVFSPSDFTQQPISNETALTREALKTFLSLYKDKKQSSFKHPVMKTKCTYQEAFEIQARLLGKYLMGETEQYPPLVLQ, from the coding sequence ATGGGAACCCTTTATGTCACCCAAGAAAACGCCTTCATCGGGAAAGTAGATGAACGCATTCACGTCAAAGTTGAAAAACAAAAAATTGCCGACGTTCCTCTGATTAAAGTTGATGGAGTAGTGGCTTTTGGAGCCGTCAACTTTTCCCCTGCCCTAGCTGAAGAACTGCTCAACCGTCGCATTCCCTTTACCTTGCTCTCCTCCACTGGAAAATATCGCGGCTGTTTAGAACCAGAACTGAGAAAAAACATCTTTCTGCGCCAACATCAATGGGCGGCTGATGGCAACACTCCCCAAGCCATTCACTTGGTGCAAGCCTTTGTACGGGGGAAACTGAAAAACTACCGCACCACCTTACAGCGTAGAGGACGACGGGCGGACATTGATCTGAGCGAAGAGATTGAACAGTTGAAAGGTATTATAGGGGCGATTCCTTCGGAAAGCTTCGCTAACGCCACCACCGAGCAGATCAACTCCCTCCGAGGACTTGAAGGAGCCGGAAGTGCCGCCTACTTCCGGTGCTTCAAACAACTCATCCAAAACCCAGACTTCACCTTCACCACCCGCAACCGTCGCCCTCCCACCGATCCCGTCAACTCCCTACTCAGCCTCGGTTACGCCCTCCTGCGCCACGACATCCAAAGCGCCGTCAACATCGTCGGCTTCGATCCCTATCTCGGCTATCTCCATGTTAAACACTATGGTCGTCCTGCTCTAGCCCTAGACTTGATGGAAGAATTTCGCCCTTTAGTTGTCGATAGTATGGTTCTCGAAGCCATCAACCGTCAAGTTTTCAGCCCCAGCGACTTCACCCAACAACCGATCAGCAACGAAACCGCCCTCACCCGCGAAGCCCTGAAAACCTTCCTCAGCCTGTATAAAGACAAAAAACAATCCTCCTTCAAGCACCCTGTCATGAAAACCAAATGCACCTACCAAGAAGCCTTTGAAATTCAAGCCCGTCTCCTGGGCAAATACCTGATGGGCGAAACCGAACAATACCCTCCCCTAGTCCTGCAATAA
- the cas10d gene encoding type I-D CRISPR-associated protein Cas10d/Csc3 — MAKKRKSEPETQQLSLFDPACEPEIDEDLQEGWDSEEIDLGLDKTTREIASQPAELLTLKLLKQAITAENPGDRIMADFAEYVLPNLLKYTIGVTAKGGKYFDRLDEEREEGYNRRNAADQSLNTHLLNGLFPANLVERELQKLNTTVRREIDEPERRLLIAGFILHDFEKFADVPEDCRDLQKEEHRQIIAQKIVQLGLDLFLDPENPQGYQDYIDDLLCVAYNAQRRWGTNWNFSEFGLNPSLRDRTLICLAELACLADSLSSIIKHPQDAETSRLQQLIHSLSDGELKFTYHSIAENRGVLTNVVNNALMEAHTSLNASSPTEEGVGGEGNNYKPLLYLPTGVIYLARRNAPPISRADLPNRVVEKIKALCRNQLVLRQTGFSRDGKGMKYADYYEQFFDIVGLMQVALKATLRILHDKKPSVAKSRSENLVKFQQKQVLSADYDFSFSDDIRCDRLAEFGDALTRKIWGEQVHKIEAARKKEKALPPLPNLDLVHEVAKFWQLEQYLPQIREIQRINESLKALKLKGNTGGVPYEWYFLAAKYLQHHPGIEDVRETCETVISHIAQLINPIVEQYSLADGWEDVRLWVEQVVMLPDNQPQELAQADIFFKELEHYQLAKKPGRGKQLICSISHSPYSVSEQMESAVLFTPQVYTNKQMLGGSNAKRNISSISGTEMMLRQILMNQTQAVGKRFEEGKYRYLYFYPTYYFTPETNKFLHQAYRNIAQTRFNTSLRNHFINDDLQADFSRDNYQSADVFLMEEDLATKKALPENDPNRKFDRTFKLSYPENQPLTFYFMALPPGRDPTDTESWVMPTWLAFAFPLILDVKTVVSESPIPPFKDGAEFEQTVFLDSAPQAFQSLVQADYFRLDYILEGWKEKHGRKLYPAPLKVLTAAYAIHLDVNAKQGKGKYDAHWGKLSELARDLQTSPLTVFSALNAWIRGQSIENISMKRVRLYAYAFYPCFDPYCSYENQELIVSEESPLNHPKKLTELYRQFYRANKRYNPKANAVLKPIDIASETILKAESAVFQGETLVFVVAAEIYKLMDRVHNSTAEGRWVFKNREEERQKILEFAEYFVVEVFDKYFSGDRALLSGQPINLIRDTCEFLYRLADDKENQQYEQNKESS, encoded by the coding sequence GTGGCTAAAAAACGTAAATCTGAACCGGAAACCCAACAACTTTCCTTATTTGATCCTGCCTGCGAACCCGAAATAGACGAAGATCTACAAGAGGGATGGGATTCAGAAGAAATCGATCTCGGCTTAGACAAAACGACTCGCGAAATTGCCTCACAACCGGCTGAACTGTTGACGCTGAAGCTACTCAAACAAGCCATTACAGCCGAAAATCCAGGCGATCGCATCATGGCTGATTTTGCCGAGTATGTGCTTCCCAATTTGCTCAAATATACGATTGGAGTTACAGCTAAAGGTGGGAAATATTTCGATCGCCTAGATGAAGAGCGCGAAGAAGGATACAATCGCCGCAATGCTGCCGATCAATCCTTGAACACCCATCTACTCAATGGCTTATTTCCAGCCAACTTAGTCGAACGAGAGCTGCAAAAACTGAATACCACCGTGCGCCGGGAAATTGATGAGCCAGAGCGCCGGTTACTGATTGCCGGATTTATTCTCCATGACTTTGAGAAATTTGCCGATGTGCCGGAAGATTGCCGGGATCTGCAAAAGGAGGAACATCGGCAAATCATTGCCCAGAAAATCGTCCAACTGGGATTAGATCTATTTTTAGATCCCGAAAATCCCCAGGGTTATCAAGACTATATTGATGATTTACTTTGTGTTGCCTATAATGCTCAGAGAAGATGGGGAACGAACTGGAATTTTTCCGAATTTGGGCTTAATCCGAGTTTACGCGATCGCACTCTCATTTGCCTAGCCGAACTTGCCTGTTTAGCTGACTCCCTTTCCTCCATTATCAAACATCCCCAAGATGCAGAAACTTCGCGCCTGCAACAACTCATTCACAGCCTCAGCGACGGAGAACTAAAGTTTACTTATCACAGCATTGCCGAAAACCGAGGCGTGCTAACCAATGTCGTCAATAACGCCTTAATGGAAGCTCATACTTCTCTAAATGCCTCCTCTCCCACGGAAGAGGGGGTTGGGGGAGAGGGTAACAATTACAAGCCCTTACTCTATCTTCCCACAGGAGTCATTTACCTTGCTCGTCGCAATGCTCCCCCCATTTCCAGAGCAGACTTACCCAACCGGGTGGTGGAGAAAATTAAAGCCTTATGTCGAAATCAATTAGTCCTGCGACAAACCGGATTTAGTCGCGATGGTAAAGGCATGAAATATGCCGATTATTACGAACAGTTTTTCGATATTGTGGGCTTAATGCAAGTGGCATTAAAGGCAACCTTACGAATTTTACATGATAAAAAGCCTTCCGTTGCCAAAAGCCGCAGCGAGAACCTCGTTAAGTTTCAGCAAAAACAGGTACTCTCAGCCGACTATGACTTTAGCTTCAGTGATGATATCAGATGCGATCGCCTCGCGGAATTCGGAGATGCCCTCACCCGCAAGATTTGGGGAGAGCAAGTCCACAAAATTGAAGCCGCTCGCAAAAAAGAGAAGGCATTACCCCCATTACCGAATCTCGATTTAGTGCATGAAGTCGCCAAATTTTGGCAACTCGAACAATACTTACCTCAAATTCGGGAAATTCAGCGCATTAACGAGAGCTTAAAAGCCTTAAAACTCAAAGGCAATACTGGAGGCGTTCCCTATGAATGGTATTTTCTCGCTGCCAAATATCTCCAACATCATCCCGGTATCGAAGACGTGCGCGAAACCTGCGAAACGGTGATTTCCCATATCGCCCAACTCATTAATCCCATTGTAGAGCAATATTCCTTAGCTGATGGTTGGGAAGATGTGCGCTTATGGGTGGAACAAGTGGTGATGTTACCCGATAATCAACCCCAGGAATTGGCACAAGCTGACATCTTTTTCAAAGAATTAGAGCATTACCAACTGGCGAAAAAACCAGGACGGGGAAAACAGCTCATTTGCTCCATTTCCCATTCTCCCTATAGCGTCAGCGAACAAATGGAATCAGCCGTTTTATTCACGCCCCAAGTCTACACCAATAAACAGATGTTAGGCGGCTCCAATGCCAAGCGCAATATCTCCAGTATTTCGGGCACAGAGATGATGCTCAGGCAAATTTTGATGAATCAAACCCAAGCCGTTGGCAAACGCTTTGAGGAGGGCAAATATCGCTATCTCTACTTCTATCCCACCTACTACTTCACCCCAGAAACCAACAAGTTTCTACATCAAGCTTACCGGAATATTGCCCAAACCCGATTTAATACGAGTCTGCGTAACCATTTTATCAATGATGACTTACAAGCCGATTTTAGCCGGGACAACTATCAAAGCGCCGATGTTTTTCTCATGGAGGAAGACTTAGCAACCAAAAAAGCCCTACCCGAAAACGATCCGAACCGCAAATTTGACCGCACCTTCAAGCTCTCCTATCCTGAAAATCAACCCCTCACGTTCTACTTTATGGCACTCCCTCCAGGACGAGATCCAACGGATACCGAATCCTGGGTAATGCCCACCTGGTTAGCCTTCGCGTTTCCCCTAATTTTAGATGTCAAAACCGTTGTTTCTGAATCTCCCATTCCCCCATTCAAGGATGGCGCAGAATTCGAGCAAACAGTTTTTCTCGATAGCGCCCCCCAAGCCTTCCAATCATTAGTGCAAGCCGATTATTTTCGTCTCGACTATATTCTCGAAGGCTGGAAAGAAAAGCACGGCAGAAAACTGTATCCTGCACCGCTTAAAGTCCTCACTGCTGCCTATGCCATTCACCTCGATGTTAACGCCAAACAAGGCAAAGGAAAATATGATGCCCACTGGGGTAAACTCTCGGAACTGGCGCGAGATTTACAAACCAGTCCTCTGACAGTTTTTAGTGCCCTGAACGCCTGGATACGCGGTCAAAGTATAGAGAATATTTCTATGAAAAGAGTCCGTCTCTATGCCTATGCCTTTTATCCCTGTTTCGATCCGTATTGTAGTTATGAAAATCAGGAGTTGATCGTGTCTGAAGAATCCCCCTTAAATCACCCCAAAAAACTCACTGAACTCTATCGCCAATTTTATCGCGCCAATAAGCGATACAATCCCAAAGCCAATGCCGTATTGAAACCCATTGATATTGCCTCGGAAACCATACTCAAAGCTGAATCTGCCGTCTTTCAAGGAGAAACCTTAGTTTTTGTTGTCGCGGCTGAGATTTATAAACTTATGGATCGGGTGCATAATTCTACGGCTGAAGGACGTTGGGTATTCAAAAACAGAGAAGAAGAACGCCAGAAAATATTAGAGTTTGCTGAATATTTTGTCGTCGAAGTTTTCGATAAATACTTTAGCGGCGATCGCGCTCTTTTGTCAGGACAACCAATTAACTTAATTCGAGATACTTGCGAATTTCTCTATCGCCTCGCAGATGACAAAGAAAACCAACAATATGAACAAAACAAAGAATCCTCGTAG
- the cas2 gene encoding CRISPR-associated endonuclease Cas2: MFIVISYDIPEDKRRTRIHKILKSYGQWMQYSVFECELNPTQYAKLRQRLSKVIKPDTDSIRFYFLCGCCQGKVERIGGEQPRDDSIFFA, encoded by the coding sequence ATGTTCATCGTCATCAGCTACGATATCCCCGAAGACAAACGGCGCACCCGCATCCACAAAATCCTCAAATCCTACGGACAATGGATGCAATATTCGGTCTTCGAGTGTGAACTCAACCCAACTCAGTACGCCAAACTGCGCCAGCGACTGAGCAAAGTCATTAAACCTGACACCGATAGCATTCGGTTCTACTTCCTCTGCGGTTGTTGCCAAGGTAAAGTAGAACGCATCGGCGGTGAACAACCCCGCGACGACTCCATC